The Rhodoferax ferrireducens T118 DNA segment CTGCGTTGGCGCAGGCGCTGCCAGATCGATTGGGCGCTCAAGCGGGTGCCATTGCGTCCCATAAACAGCGCGGCCTGGGCGTTGCCGCCCGGCCCCTGCAGACCCGGCTTGGCTTGCGCCAGCGCCTGATCGCGTAGCGCCAGCCAGTGGGTGATGGCAAGCACCGCCTTGGCACCCACCGGCACGCTGCGCCGTTTGCCGCCCTTGCCCAACACATGGGCTTCACCACCCTGCAAATCGATCCAGCCGCGTGCGCTGCTACTGGCCACCGTGTCCAGTCCGGTCAACTCGCCCACCCGCAGGCCTGCGCCATACAGCAGCTCCACCATGGCGGCGTCGCGCGCCTCCAGCCACGGGTCGTTGCTGCCGCTCGCAAAGCTGGCCAGTTGGACGGCCTGGTCCACACTCAGGGCTTTGGGCAGCGGCTTGCCCGCCTTGGGCGCACGCACATCCTGCACCGGGTTGCTGCTGATCAGGCCTTCGCGCCCCAACCAGACGTAGAAGCCGCGCCAGCCCGACAGAATCAGGGCAATGCCGCGGCCACTGCGCCCGCCGGCATTCATTTGGGCCACCCAGCGCCGGATGTGGCTGTTTTGCACCTGAAGCAGTTCGACCCCTGCCTGCGCGGCCTGCTGGGACAGCTTCTGCAGGTCCAGCGCATACAACTCGACCGTGCGTTGCGCCAGGCGTTTTTCAACCCGCACGTGCTCCAGGTAGCGCTCAACCAAATCCGTTCCCACGGCGGTCACTTCGTGTGCTGTGCTGGCCCCTGAGGGCGCGCGCGTCATTTCGCCCCTCCCGTTGCGGTGCGCAGCCGTGCAGGCATAGTCAGCTCTGTTTTTGGCCGTGTTTCTTGATCGTCATGGTTAATACGGCTTGATCGACTGACCCGGCTCTGAGCAGCGTTCTTGTTTTTTTGGCGTTGTATTCCCCCCCCTCTCCCCCAACCCCTCTCCACCCCCGCCGGGGCGGGAAGGGGAGACAACAGCCACATTTGGCCGTGTCTCTTAAGGCAGGAAGTACACGGGCCGTTTGGCGTTGATGTCGCCATTGACCTGATTGGTCTGTCCACAAGCTGCTGCCACTTTGAGGCCAGCGCACAGTGGTGTACCAGATTTCCCACCTTCAAACACGCGGCCACATGAGGCCCCCCTCTTTCGCCCGGCGGGGCGAGAGAGGGGCTGGGGGAGCGAGTGGGGGAAAGAACGTTCAAAAAGACAACCCGGTCCAGCCTACTGCTATGGCCAAAAGACCTCGTCATTGCAAGCCTCCATTTCCTGTGCGGAACTGCCTTTGAACCATGACCCCGGGGAAACAGAACTGGTTTATGCCAAGCCCGGCGCTGCCATCAAATGCAAGCGCTTAACGCAATTGGGACAGCGCGGCACTGGCCAGTTCGGCAATACGCGCCAGCAAGTCAGTGCCCATGGTGCTGTTAAAGCGCTGCGCGTCCGGTGAGGCCAGCACCAGCAGGCCAAAAGCCGGCGCCGTGCTGCCCAGCGGCCCGCTGCGCAAGGGCAAAATCGCCAGCGACGCGGCGGCCTGCGGGTCCGCCAGCCAGCTGACGACTTCGAAACCGGTGTTGACGCCGCAAAACGGCTCCGTCAGTGACGACGCGAACAGCTTGGCATCATCGCTCACGCCTTGCGCAAAGTCGGCCTGGGCAAACTGCGGTGCCACGTCCCACACTTTGATCCCCACTTGCGGCACCGCAAACTGATCCTGGATTTCGGTTGCCATCTCACCCGGCAAGGCCAAGGGATCAGTCGCCAGGAACAGGCTGCAAGCCCACTGCAGCAGTTTGTCGGTCAACAGCATGTTGTCATGGCCATTACGCATCATGTCCATCAAGCGATGCTCCAGCATCTTGATCTTCTCGCGCAGCATCTGCGCCTGGCGCTCCTGCAGACTCACGGCCCGGTTGCTGTGCGGGCTGTTGAGCTGCACGGCGGCCAGCAACTCGGCGTGGCGCTCAAAAAAGTCGGGCGTATTGGCCAGGTAGTTGGCAATGTCGTCTTCGGTAATGGGGTTGGTAAATGGAGTTGTCATAGGTTGTCGGGTAGGTTGATTTCACCGTGAAAAACTGGGGTGGCGGGCCCGGTCATCAGCACCGGCGCTGCGGCGCCCGCCCAGGAAATGGTCAATGTGCCGCCGTGGGTCTGGACATGCACCGTGTCGTCGAGCAGCCCGAGCCGGATGCCGGCCACCACCGCCGCGCAGGCGCCGGAGCCGCAGGCCAGGGTTTCGCCGGTGCCGCGCTCGTAAACGCGCAGCCGGATGTGGCTGCGGTCCACGATCTGCATGAAACCGGCGTTGACCCGCTTCGGGAAACTGGCATGGTGTTCAATCAAAGGGCCTTGCAACCGCACCGGCGCCGTGTCGACATCGTCCACGACCTGCACCGCATGCGGATTGCCCATCGACACAACTGCTACATAAACAGTAGTTGCATGCCCAGAATCCACGAGGGCTAGAGGCCATTTTTTCCATAAACCCGAAGTTTGCGGCTGCAGACCGGTGGCATCAAACGGGATCTCGGCCAGTTCAAACACCGGCGCGCCCATGTTCACCGTGACGCGGCCATCGGGATTAAGTTGCGGCTCAATCACGCCGCCTCGGGTCTGCACCCGGATCGCGTCCTTGGCTGTCAGGCCCTGGTCCCGCACGAAGCGCGCAAAGCAGCGCGCCCCGTTGCCGCACTGCTCGACCTCGGCGCCATCGGCGTTGTGAATGAGGTACTCAAAATCAATGCCTGGCGCCGGAGAAGGGCGCACCGTCAAAATCTGGTCGGCACCGACGCCAAAGTGGCGATCCGCCAGCAAGCGGTAGTGCGCGGTGCTCAAACCAAAGCGGCCTTGAGTCTCATCAAGCACCACAAAATCGTTGCCGGCACCTTGCATTTTGGTAAAGGGGATTCGCATGGGGCAATTATCTACGGCACAGGATGTTTAACTGCGTTTTTCACCAGCTTGTTCGCGACCGCACTGGGAATATCGATGGCGCAATGGTCGGCGACTTGCAGCAGGTACAGCAGCACATCGGCCACCTCATCAGCAATTTTCTCTTTGGTTCCCGGGTCGGACTGCGCCGTCTGGGATTGCTCGGCAGTCATCCACTGGAATATTTCGACCAGTTCCGCCGCCTCCACCATCAGCGCGGTGCTCAGGTTCTTGGGGGTATGAAACGGCTGCCAGTGGCGCGCGGCAGCGAAATCGCGCAAGGTCGATTGAAGCGCCTGAATATCCATGGGGTGTTCTCCTGGTTGCACGGGTGATGCCAGCCCCGCCTGATGGGTCATTTCGAATTATGCAAGCGGCTCGCCCCAGGTTTCGTTGCAAAATTACAAGATGCCACGCCCCTCCCAACTCCTGCACCCCGCGCGCCCACCCGCGCCCACCCGCCCGGCCGCGACCGTGCTGTTGCTGCGCGACACACCCGGTGGGCTCGAAGTGCTGATGACACGCCGCTCCACAACAGCCAGTTTTGTGCCGGGCGCCTACGTCTTCCCCGGTGGCGGCGTGGACGCGCTCGACAGCGCCAGCCACGCCCAGGCCAGGCGCCGCGAGACACAGAGCGACCTGCACCTGACGCAGGCGATTGCCGCCATCCGCGAGAGTTTTGAGGAGCTGGGGGTGCTGCTGGCGCGCCGCTCTGATGGCAGCCCCGCCAACCAGCACGACATCGATGCGCTGGACCGAGGCGCGCCCTTTGTCGCTCAATGTCAAAGCCGATGCCTGACGCTGGCGGCCGACGAGGTGTTTGTGCTGGCGCACTGGATCACCGACCGCGACCTGCCGCGCCGC contains these protein-coding regions:
- a CDS encoding nucleotide pyrophosphohydrolase, coding for MDIQALQSTLRDFAAARHWQPFHTPKNLSTALMVEAAELVEIFQWMTAEQSQTAQSDPGTKEKIADEVADVLLYLLQVADHCAIDIPSAVANKLVKNAVKHPVP
- a CDS encoding DUF484 family protein → MTTPFTNPITEDDIANYLANTPDFFERHAELLAAVQLNSPHSNRAVSLQERQAQMLREKIKMLEHRLMDMMRNGHDNMLLTDKLLQWACSLFLATDPLALPGEMATEIQDQFAVPQVGIKVWDVAPQFAQADFAQGVSDDAKLFASSLTEPFCGVNTGFEVVSWLADPQAAASLAILPLRSGPLGSTAPAFGLLVLASPDAQRFNSTMGTDLLARIAELASAALSQLR
- the dapF gene encoding diaminopimelate epimerase; amino-acid sequence: MRIPFTKMQGAGNDFVVLDETQGRFGLSTAHYRLLADRHFGVGADQILTVRPSPAPGIDFEYLIHNADGAEVEQCGNGARCFARFVRDQGLTAKDAIRVQTRGGVIEPQLNPDGRVTVNMGAPVFELAEIPFDATGLQPQTSGLWKKWPLALVDSGHATTVYVAVVSMGNPHAVQVVDDVDTAPVRLQGPLIEHHASFPKRVNAGFMQIVDRSHIRLRVYERGTGETLACGSGACAAVVAGIRLGLLDDTVHVQTHGGTLTISWAGAAAPVLMTGPATPVFHGEINLPDNL
- a CDS encoding tyrosine recombinase XerC; amino-acid sequence: MTRAPSGASTAHEVTAVGTDLVERYLEHVRVEKRLAQRTVELYALDLQKLSQQAAQAGVELLQVQNSHIRRWVAQMNAGGRSGRGIALILSGWRGFYVWLGREGLISSNPVQDVRAPKAGKPLPKALSVDQAVQLASFASGSNDPWLEARDAAMVELLYGAGLRVGELTGLDTVASSSARGWIDLQGGEAHVLGKGGKRRSVPVGAKAVLAITHWLALRDQALAQAKPGLQGPGGNAQAALFMGRNGTRLSAQSIWQRLRQRSLQAGLTTPVHPHMLRHSFASHLLQSSSDLRAVQELLGHASITTTQAYTRLDFQHLAKAYDAAHPRAKIKGATPK